A section of the Candidatus Bathyarchaeia archaeon genome encodes:
- a CDS encoding 30S ribosomal protein S27ae: MAEKPKGKKEQPSTEKAAPKAATEKPTAAPAPAGKPVEKPEEAAPAAKPKGKKRLKVRKKEKGAFTRYKVDATGMTRLRPYCERCGHGYFMADHGDRYACGHCGFTRYKRE; the protein is encoded by the coding sequence ATGGCAGAAAAACCCAAAGGAAAGAAAGAGCAACCATCGACAGAAAAGGCAGCACCCAAAGCTGCAACTGAAAAGCCAACAGCGGCACCAGCGCCAGCTGGGAAACCAGTTGAAAAGCCTGAAGAAGCCGCACCCGCAGCCAAACCCAAGGGAAAGAAGAGACTCAAGGTTAGAAAGAAAGAAAAAGGCGCATTCACCCGATACAAGGTTGATGCCACTGGAATGACAAGGCTTCGCCCCTACTGTGAACGATGTGGACACGGCTACTTCATGGCTGACCACGGCGACCGTTACGCTTGTGGTCACTGCGGTTTCACCCGGTACAAACGAGAATGA